The following proteins come from a genomic window of Microbacterium sp. SY138:
- a CDS encoding O-antigen ligase family protein, with the protein MTPARPMVRLLGSVELARAFTLAALTAVFGSYAIRQMTSAVTLATIIAALCLLGAAILWVRRDELSLLRIAPSSLLAFLAWALVSVFWSTDKSDTIFGWMSLFGYAFLAITIGHVRDTLQTVRAIGDTLRVLLAASLAVEILSGVLLDLPFTFLGVQGDLAAGGPIQGLFGSRNMLGFIAVIALITFVIEWRTQSVNAPLAVISIGLAGFLAVLSSSPTVLVLAGAVGVVTVALTIVRHAPPERRTIVQWMLGVVVTLALAAGFALRHQIIALLDAGSDFSLRASLWNTILDFVAVKPIQGWGWFGDWARGEYPFTYINFQLDDRHQSALNAFFDVLLQLGAAGLVVFLLLGGVALIRSWLVASTRRSVVYAWTPIMLVTLAVDSMFESFTLVGAGWFMLVLCALRAGQSRSWRENIDAAHTGAIPTLRPQE; encoded by the coding sequence GTGACGCCGGCGCGCCCGATGGTCCGCCTGCTCGGATCGGTGGAGCTGGCTCGTGCGTTCACGCTCGCTGCCCTGACCGCGGTGTTCGGATCGTACGCGATCCGGCAGATGACGTCAGCCGTCACGCTGGCGACGATCATCGCGGCGCTGTGCCTGCTCGGCGCGGCGATCCTGTGGGTGCGCAGGGACGAGCTCTCCCTTCTGCGCATCGCGCCGTCGTCGCTGCTCGCATTCCTCGCGTGGGCCCTCGTGAGCGTCTTCTGGAGCACGGACAAGTCCGACACGATCTTCGGCTGGATGTCCTTGTTCGGCTATGCGTTCCTGGCGATCACGATCGGACACGTCCGGGACACCCTCCAGACCGTGCGGGCGATCGGAGACACGCTGCGGGTGCTCCTCGCCGCCTCGCTCGCCGTGGAGATCCTGTCGGGCGTGCTTCTCGACCTGCCGTTCACATTCCTCGGCGTGCAGGGCGACCTCGCGGCGGGCGGCCCGATCCAGGGGCTGTTCGGCAGTCGCAACATGCTCGGGTTCATCGCGGTGATCGCACTGATCACGTTCGTGATCGAGTGGCGGACGCAATCGGTGAACGCACCACTCGCCGTGATCTCGATAGGGCTGGCGGGGTTCCTGGCGGTGCTCTCCTCCTCTCCGACCGTCCTGGTGCTCGCCGGTGCCGTGGGCGTCGTCACGGTGGCGCTCACGATCGTCCGGCATGCGCCTCCGGAACGACGGACGATCGTGCAATGGATGCTCGGGGTCGTGGTCACCCTCGCTCTCGCTGCCGGCTTCGCGCTGCGCCACCAGATCATCGCCCTGCTCGACGCCGGATCCGACTTCTCGCTCCGCGCCTCGCTGTGGAACACCATCCTGGACTTCGTCGCGGTGAAGCCGATCCAGGGCTGGGGCTGGTTCGGTGACTGGGCTCGCGGCGAATACCCGTTCACCTACATCAACTTCCAGCTCGACGATCGCCACCAGAGCGCGCTCAACGCGTTCTTCGACGTGCTCCTGCAACTCGGCGCCGCGGGCCTGGTGGTGTTCCTGCTCCTGGGCGGTGTCGCCCTGATCCGCTCCTGGCTCGTGGCGAGCACACGACGATCGGTCGTCTACGCGTGGACCCCGATCATGCTCGTGACCCTGGCGGTCGACTCGATGTTCGAGAGCTTCACGCTCGTCGGCGCCGGGTGGTTCATGCTCGTGCTGTGCGCCCTACGTGCCGGGCAATCGCGGTCGTGGCGCGAGAACATCGATGCGGCGCATACGGGCGCCATCCCGACGCTGCGTCCGCAGGAGTAG
- the galE gene encoding UDP-glucose 4-epimerase GalE, with product MKVLITGGAGYIGSTVATACIEAGMQVVILDDLSTGLRAFCEGRDLYEGDIADPEILTRLLSDHPDIDAVVHCAARIVVAESVTDPLGYYDTNVGRTIVLLQRLRDAGISRIVFSSSAAVYAGESGQGADENSPLAPSSPYATTKAMVEQILKDAATNDDFRAIALRYFNPIGADPQMRTGLQNPLPSHALGKIMRARATGEPFSITGTDWPTRDGSGLRDYIHVWDLALAHVAAVKRFDDVSTPDEPYQVINIGTGEGVTVRELVAAFERVTGEPLPTIDIDRRPGDQAGAFAIVDRAADVLDWRAERSVDDGVRDAITWAAKLPSVR from the coding sequence ATGAAGGTACTGATCACCGGCGGCGCCGGATACATCGGATCCACTGTCGCCACCGCGTGCATCGAGGCGGGGATGCAAGTGGTCATCCTCGACGACCTGTCCACGGGCCTTCGAGCGTTCTGTGAGGGGCGCGATCTCTATGAGGGCGACATCGCCGACCCGGAGATCCTCACCCGTCTCCTTTCGGATCACCCCGACATCGATGCTGTCGTCCACTGCGCGGCCCGCATCGTGGTGGCCGAATCGGTAACCGACCCCCTCGGCTACTACGACACCAACGTGGGCAGGACCATCGTGCTGCTCCAGCGACTCCGTGACGCGGGTATCTCCCGCATCGTGTTCAGCTCGTCGGCGGCGGTGTACGCGGGGGAGAGCGGTCAGGGCGCCGACGAGAACAGCCCCCTCGCACCGTCCAGCCCCTACGCCACGACAAAGGCCATGGTCGAGCAGATCTTGAAGGACGCGGCGACGAACGACGACTTCCGCGCGATCGCTCTCCGCTACTTCAATCCGATCGGAGCCGATCCGCAGATGCGTACCGGCCTGCAGAACCCCCTGCCCTCGCACGCGCTGGGGAAGATCATGCGGGCCCGCGCGACCGGCGAGCCGTTCTCGATCACGGGCACCGACTGGCCCACCCGCGACGGCTCAGGGCTGCGCGACTACATCCATGTCTGGGACCTCGCGCTCGCGCACGTGGCCGCTGTCAAGAGGTTCGACGACGTCTCCACACCCGATGAGCCCTACCAGGTGATCAATATCGGTACAGGGGAGGGCGTGACCGTCCGCGAGCTCGTGGCGGCGTTCGAGCGCGTCACCGGTGAGCCCCTTCCCACGATCGACATCGATCGCCGCCCCGGAGACCAGGCGGGCGCCTTCGCGATCGTCGATCGCGCGGCGGATGTCCTGGACTGGCGTGCGGAGCGCTCTGTGGACGATGGCGTGCGCGACGCGATCACCTGGGCGGCGAAGCTTCCCTCGGTGCGCTGA